The Armatimonadota bacterium genomic interval CCAGCGCCTGGGCCACGAGATCGAGTATCTGGGCGCGGCAGTGAGCGTTGACGACCTCGTGCGCGCCATCCGCGAGCGCGACCCCGACATCGTCGCCGTCAGTTATCGCCTCACCCCCGAGGTCGCGCGCGAGTTGTTCGCCGAGCTGGCGCGGCAGGTGCGCGCGCAGGGCCTTGACGGCAAACGCTACGTCGCCGGGGGCACGCCGCCGGTGTGCGAGGTGGCGGCGGAGTCGGGGCTGTTCGAGGCCACCTTTTGCGGCGCCGAGGAACCCGACGCGGTGGTCGCCTATCTGCGCGGCGAACATCTGCGGCGTGCGCCCGAAGACTTCGGGGTCACCCTTCTGGAGCGCCTCGACCGCAAGGCCCCCTACCCGCTGCTGCGGCATCACTTCGGCCGGCCGACGATGGAGGAGACGGTGGCCGGTGCGCGGCAGATCGCGCAAGCGCGCGTGCTCGACGTCCTCTCGATCGGCCCCGACCAGAATGCCCAGGAGCACTTCTTCCGCCCCCAGGAGATGCAGCCGGAGCTCTCCGGCGCGGGCGGCGTGGCACTGCGCACGCCGGACGACCTGCGCGCCATCTACGACGCCACGCGCACCGGCAACCACCCCCTCCTGCGCATCTACTCCGGCACCCGCGACCTCGTGCAATGGGCCCAGGTGGCGACGGAAACCATTCACAACGCGTGGGCCGCCATCCCCTTGTGCTGGTACAACACCCTGGACCGGCGCTCTGATCGCCCGCCGCAGGAGTCCATCGCCGAGAACCAGCAGGCGATCCGCTGGTACGCCGAGCGCGGCCTCCCGGTCGAGCTCAACGAGCCCCATCACTGGAGCCTGCGCGAGGCGCACGACACGCTGTCGGTCGCCATGGCCTACGTCGCGGCGTACAACGCCCAGGCGCTGGGCGTGCGCACCTACGTCTCGCAGTACATGTTCAACACCCCGGCGACCATGCACGCGGCGATGGACCTGGCGAAGATGCTGGCGCAGGCGGCCGCGGTCGAGAGTCTGCACGGCGAAGGCTTCACCAGCATTCGACAAACGCGCGCGGGGCTGATGCACTTCTCCACCGATCCCGACATCGCCAAGGGACAGCTCGCCGCCTCGACCGTGGTGCAGCTCGCGCTGGCGCCGCGCATCATCCACGTCGTCGGCTTCTGCGAGGGCGATCACGCGGTGACCGCCGAGGAGCTGGTCGAGAGCTGCAAAATAGCCGACGGCGTGCTGCGCAACTGCAGCGTCGGTATGGTGGACCTGCTCGCCGACCCGGCGGTGCAGGCGCGCAAGCGGCATTTGCTGCGGGAGGCGCAGGTCACCATCGCCGCCATCCGCGCCCTGGGCGATGGCGCGCACGACCCGCTGACCGACGCCAAGACCCTGGCGCGAGCGATCCGGGAGGGGGTGCTCGACGCGCCCCACCTGTGGGGCAATCCGGACGCCGCCGGACGCCTGGCTACTCAGGTCATCGGCGGCGGCATCGAAGCGGTGGACCCCGACACCGGCAGCCCCGTCAACGAGGAGCAGCGCGTCGCGCGCATCCTGGGCCGCACGCCGGCGGTGGAGCGGCTCTTCTCCGTCGGCTAGGCCGCCGGTGCGAGTCAGGAATGGATCTCTCGCGCCCACTCGAGGTGACACATCATGCCTGAGCAAGATCGCGTGATTCTGCAGGTGGCGCTGGATTTCGTGGACCTCGACCGCGCGCTGCGGTGCGCGGCGGAGGCCGTCGCCGGGGGCGCGGACTGGATCGAGGCCGGCACCCCGCTGATCAAGAGCGAGGGCCTGGACGCCGTGCGCGCGCTGCGGCGCAAGTTCCCCGACCGCACGATCGTCGCCGACATGAAGATCATGGACGCCGGGCGCATCGAGCTGGAGGCGGCGGCGAAGGCGGGCGCGGATATCGTGGACGTCCTGGGCGCCGCCGCCGACTCCACCATCGCCGAGTGCATCGAGGCTGCGCGCAATTACGGCAACCGGGTGATCGTGGACCTCATCGGCTGCGGCGACCCGGTGGGGCGCGCGCGCCATATCGAGCAGCTCGGCGCCGATTACATCGCCTGCCATACCGCGATTGACGTGCAGATGCAAGGGGGGTACGCCTTCGATATGCTGAAGCAGGTCGCGCAGGCGGTGAACATTCCGGTGGCGACGGCGGGGGGTATCCACTCCGAGAACGCCGCCGATGCCGTCGCCGCCGGCGCGCGCGTCATCATCGTCGGCGGGGCCATCACCAAGTCGGCCGATGCCCGGGCCGCCACCGCGGCGATCCGCCAGGCGATTGACACCGGCGCCAAGGTCGCCACCGACCTCTACAAACGCGCGACTATGGAGAGTATCCGCGAGGTGCTGTCGAGGGTCTCGACCGCCAATCTCTCCGATGCCCTGCACCGCGGCGGCGTGCTGCCGGGGATCCACCCCATCACCCCCGGCGCGCGCATGTGCGGGCCGGCGGTGACGGTACGCACCGCCCCCGGCGACTGGTCGAAGCCCATTCAAGCGCTTGACGAGGCGCGCGAAGGCGACATCGTGGTGATCGAGGCGGGCGGCGTCGGCCCCGCCCTGTGGGGCGAGTTGGCGACCTACAGCGCGCTCCAGCGCAGGCTGGCAGGGGTGGTGATTGACGGCGCCATCCGCGATACGCCCGAGATTCGGCGACTGGGGTTCCCCGCCTTCGCGCGGCACATCATGCCCAACGCCGGCGAACCCCGAGGGTACGGCGAGATCGGCGTGCCGATCAAGATCGCGGGGGTCGCGGTGCGACCGGGGGACTGGGTGCTGGGGGACGACGACGGGGTGTGCGTGGTGCCGCGGGAGCGGGCGGCCGAGTACGCCAACCGCGCACAGGGCGTGCTCGAGCAGGAGAACCGCATTCGGGAAGAGATTCAGCGCGGCAGCACCCTGGGCGCGGTCACCCACCTCATGCGGTGGGAGAAGGCTGGGTGAGGGGCGGCCAACAAGCCATCGTAACCACCGACGAACGCCGAGTCACGCTGAGACTGCACAGGCGCCATGTTACTAGTCGCCGCCAGCCCCACGGAATGTCATTCCGATCGAGCGCAGCGAGGGAGGAATCTCGCTCCCTGTGCCAAGCATCCGTATGAGAGGAATTGGGGGCGCGTCGCTCGCGAGGCGCGTGAACGTTACCATCCCGCTTCCCTCCCGGCCCCGCTGGGTGTAGGGGCCGCTCGTTATCTGCGTCTGTGCCATCCTCTGCCTCGCTATTACACACCTGTTTGCCATTACATTCATGCCTGCTTTGGCGGGGAAGTCAAGGCCGAAGTGAGTGGTTTCTGGGGGTAAGGCAGAAAGAAAGACCCCGCCGCGGCTCACCTGCATCAAGATTACGAGCCAGGCATCTTCTGGAGTATGATTGCGGTGGCATGCCCGGCCTGCGGGCACTTGCGAGGTGGATCGAGAGTGGGCGCGGATACTGGCTGGATACGGCTCCAACTTGCCAAGTGGCACGCACCTCTGGCGCAGGACGAGGGCGATTTGGCCTTGTTCTGGCGGCGCATCTGGTGCCTGCGGTGGGATGAACAACAGTACTGCGTGAAACTGCCGCGCCAGCAGGAGGACATGAGAGCGGAGGCGGATCTTCTGCGCGGCCTCCACGTTGCGGGATACCCAGTACCTCAACTCCACTGGCACGACGAAGACAGCGGAGTTCTCGTGATGGAGTGGATTGAGGGGCCTTCGCTGGAGGACGTGCTGAAGCAGCCCAAGAGCAAGGAGCGAGAAGCGGCACTGGAGAGCTGCATCCAAGGGCTCGCCCATGTGGAGCGCGCAACCAGGTTGGTGGAAGAGATCATGCCATTGCAGGAACCGACAGTTCCTGACACGCACGAGTTCGCGACGAGTCTGATGCGCCTGACCAGACAGATAGGGCCGGGTATCGATGAGGTCAATCTGCAGGCCGCTTGCCAAGAGATAGCAGAGGCGATCTGCGTAGAGCCAAGGCCGACTCTCGGCATCGTTGACATTCTGCCCCGCGATGTGATACTCGGCAGCGATGGTGCAGTGTTCCTGGACTTCTGGCCGATCGGGTGGTGGTGGTCGGAGAAGCGTTTCTGCCAGTACTTCGCCCGATTCCAGCAGGATGCAGGCGATCGCGCCTACCAGAGCACGTGCTTCCTGCGGCACTTCCTCCGGTCTAATGCAGCCCGACTCGACGCCCATTACCTGTGGCATGACGTTGGTGCTCTGAACGCTTGGCAGGAGATCCGCAATTCTCCCGAGGAAACCAATCTGCCGAGGGATGTGCTTGACTCATTAGTGAGCGCGGCAATCACTGCTGCTCAGGAACGTCTAACCTGGCATGGCGCGTCTGTTGGTGCGAACGAAGTGCGCTCTATGCTCTGTAATTGCCTCTCCGGGTAGGGCCTGGCCGCCCATGCTGGGGGCCTCAATGCCGTGAGGCCTCTCCGGGCATATTGGGAAGAAAGACCCCGCCGCGGCTGAGCGGGGCCTGTCCTCCTGATTCCGCCGCGGCTGCCCTACTCGGTGAGCGCGTCCAGCCACCAGGCGAAAACCGGTAGGCCCTTCGGCAGACCTTATGCGCCTATCACGTGCCAGCGGCAGAGCGGCATGGACTGTTGACATGGGCGGGGGCTGGAAATATGATGAAGGCCGCAGATACCAAAGGGCTCCATAGCCAATACTACCTGTAGCCCACAGTGGCAGAGGGGAGTAGAGTAAAACAGCGTGGTCTGTGCTTCCTGCTGATATGGGCGTTGAGTACTGTGCTGCCTCTCCTTCCGTCTACCCGGGGAGGGATTCCTGCTGCTCAGGCTCAACAGGTGACTGACGACGCCGAGGTCGAACGGGCACAGACGCCAGCCCAACTGAGCGTACTGTTGAAAGCGCACCCGGAGAAGAAGAAAGAGATAGTCCCAAAGCTCGAAAGGGTAATCATTGCGGGCGCAAGAAAGCAGACCTCGACTAAGGGGCGGTTCACCATTCCGGAGATACGCCCGCACAAGCAACGGTACGAGGGATCGCGTCCTCTCTTGCTGACACCCCCCAAAAAGGGTGTGGCCCCTTACCTGACTGTGGGAGCAGCACACAGCCAAGTGCTCTTTCGCCGAACAAGGATTTCCTTCCCTGTGACCCCAAGTAGAGGCCGCTCGTTCTTGCAGTATCATAGGGACATCAGCAGGAATCTTGGGAGGGGCGCGCGACTCCCCACCAAGCTGCTTCGCTCACGCTCGGGATGACAGCGGCCTTTGTTACGACAGGCTCTGAGGAGAGAATATCATGAGATCGGTGATGAGGAAGTTCACACTCCCCGCTGTGCTATTACCGCTTCTCGCCACGACAGCTTGGGCGTGGTATCCATACTCGGAGAAATATGAGCGGTGGCAGGAGCCGCGCCCGCTCACATACGCAGCCATGCACAACTGCGTGCCACGGGATTGCCTCCCCGAGCGCATGGCTCGCTTTGCCGCTGCCAACCTCAACACGCTCATCTGGTTCAAGCCGATGCCCGGGTGCCATATGTTCCAGGCCGCGCACGACGCCGGCCTGGCCTGGGCCTGCGGTACCCGCGGCGGGCAGGAGGCCGTGGCTGCCGCCCTGGCAATTCCCGGCTGTGCGTTCATCATTGCTGGCGATGAACCAGGCTCCACCGAGGCATTGGATCAGATCGCCGCCATCTCCGACTGGGTCCGGAGGACATACCCCGACCTCCCCGTTTTTGCGAACCTCTCCATTACTAAAGTGGACCACGATTCTTACATTCAGAAATGCAAGCCGGACCTCTTCAGTTTCGACGAGTACCCGCTCTTGCGAGACGGCAAGCTCGCGCAGACGTACTTGTATGACTTGGCCTGGGGAAGGCAGACGGCCTCTCGTTACCGGCTTCCGTACTGGATGTTCCTTCAGGCATTCGGTCGTGAGCATGAAAGGCCGGACTACGCCTATCGTGTTCCAGGCGAGGCGGACCTCCGATTCCTCGTTTTCTCGTTCCTTGCCCACGGCGGCACGGGCATCATGTTCTTCATCTACTACGGCTTCCCGGAGGCCATGGTGATGGATCTCGGCGTGGAGGACCCGGAGCGATCTCCCGCGGAGAACCACCGATATGAGAACACCGTCATGACAGCCGCTTGGTACGCGGTTCGCGAGGTCGCCCCGGAGGTGCAGAACCTTGCACGTGCCCTGCTGAACCTGCGCACCAAGGACCAGGTGATGTACGCTGGCGACGGCACATTCTGGGAGCAACCGCCACCGACCTATCCGAATAACAACCCTGCAGAACCCATCCGGCTGCAAGCTTTCGCGGGTCATGGGGCGCTGCGGTCGATTCGGGTTGTTGAGGGCCAGGACCTGGGGTTGATGATAGGCTTTCTGGAGGATGAAGCCGGCCAGGAGTACTTCATGATGGTAAACCTCGCTCATGGCCTGAATATGAGCAAGATGGACGGTGTTCGGCGCGTGCGATTGACATTCGACCGCAGCGTGGAGCAGGTGGAGCGGTTGAGCCGCTTTACGGGAGACGTGGAGACGCTGCGCACCCACCCCCAAGAGGAAGCCGCTGTGCTTGACATGTCGCTGGAGGGAGGTACGGGCGACCTGTTCAAGTGGTCCAATGGCAAGCCTTGGAGGCTGCGCCAGGCGCCGTGACTCTCTGGCAGTGGACAGCAAGAGAGCACCCGCTTTCCTTGAGCGGGCACTCGGGCCGGGCCAGCAAGAACATCGGGGTGACCGAGCAAACCTGCTGGCGCTGGCGGCGCTTGCGTTCGGCATAGTGCTGCCGCTGGCGCGCCGTATCGCCGCCGCGCGCGCAGCAATAGATCTGGTCGCTGCGCGTGGCGGTGCGGGAGGCGGCGGCGGTGGCGCAGGCCAAGGGCATAAGGCTCGCCTACGACGACCCCGCGGGACATACCCAAGAGGTGTGTCGCGCCTCGGCAACGAACGTCAATTCGATGCTCCAAGATGTGCTGCGCGGCCGGCGCACCAAGGTTGAGTTCATCAACGGCGCGCTCGTTCGGGAGGCACAGGGACTGGGGCTGAAGGCGCCCGTCAATGCCGCGCTGGCCGCGCTGGTGGGGGCGATCGAGCGCAACTACGCGCGGCAGACCGAAACCCCTCTCCCTTCCAGGGAGAGGAGTAAAGAGGATCTGACATCTGACCGACAGGTAGGCGGACTGCGTGATTACAATCGTCGGGGAGCGACTGAATTCGACCCGCCGCGGGGTGGCGGCGGCCATCGCGGCGCGCGACGCGGAGTTCGTGCGTGCGGAGGCGCTGAAGCAGACCGCGGCTGGCGCGGATTTCCTGGATGTCAACGCAGCCGCGCGCGTGGGGCAAGAGATAGAGGACCTGCGGTGGATGATCGGGGTGGTGCAGGAGGCGGTGGAGACGCCGCTGTGCATAGACTCCCCTAGCCCCCAGGCCATCGCCGCGGGGCTGCAGGCGGCGCGCGGGGAGGTGCTGATCAACTCGATCACGGCGGAACGGGAGCGGGCGGAGCAGATCCTGCCGCTGGTGCGCGAGCGCGGCGCGCGGGTGGTGGGGCTGACGATGAGTGAGGCCGGCATGCCTCGCGGCGCGGGGGAGCGGCGCGACCTGGCGTTGACCATCCTCGATGCAGCCGCCAGGTTCGAGATATCCGCGGACCGCGTTTACATAGACGCCCTCGTGCGCCCCGTCAGTACCGAGAGCGGCCAGGGGCGGGAGTTCCTGGAGGGCGTGCGCGCCATCCGCGAGGCCAGCTCGGAGGTGCACCTCATCTGCGGGCTGAGCAACGTCTCCTTCGGCCTGCCGCGGCGAAGCCTGCTCAACCGCACCTTCCTGGCGATGGCGATGGCGATGGGGCTGGACGCGGCGATCGTGGATCCGCTCGACCGCGCCCTGATGGCGACCCTGCGCGCGGGCGGCGCGTTGCTGGGAGCGGACGAGTTTTGCCTCGGCTACCTGGGGGCCCACCGCGAGGGGCTGCTCGGGGAGGAAGCGTAGGGGCGCAATTCATTGCGCCCAAATCGCCCACCCGTGAGGACGAGGGCGCGATGAATCGCGCCCTTACCATGCTAGAACACTTCTTCCAACCGCATTCGGTAGCGGTCATCGGCGCTTCCACCGACCCGGTTAAGGTTGGGCACGCCGTCTTCCGCAACATGATCTCCTACGGCTTCAAGGGGGTGGTCTATCCCATCAACCCCAACGCGGAGAACCTGCTCGGCCACAAGTGCTATCCGAGCATCAAGCAGGTCCCGGGCGAGGTGGACCTGGCGGTGGTGGTGGTGCCGGCGAAGCTGGTGGCGGGGGTCATGCGCGAATGCGGGGAGAAGGGGGTAGACGCGGTCATCATCATCAGCGCCGGGTTCAAAGAGACCGGCCCCGACGGCGCGCAGATGGAGCGCGAGATCGGCGCTATCGCGCGCGAGCACGGCATGCGCGTGATCGGGCCCAACTGCCTGGGGCTGGTGGTGCCGGCGTTGGGGGTCAACGCCTCATTCGCGGCGGGCATGCCGCAGGCGGGGCACGTGGCGCTGATGTCGCAATCGGGGGCGCTGGCGACCGCGGTCATGGATTGGTCGCTGGAGCAGGGGGTCGGGTTCAGCAAGTTCGTCAGCTTCGGCAACGGCGTTGACGTCGAGACGATCGAGCTGCTGCGGGCGTGGAAGGACGACGCCGACACGGCGGTCATCGTGGCGTACATGGAGGGCCTGCGCGACGGCGCCGAGTTCATGCAGGTCGCGCGCGAGGTGACCGCGGTCAAGCCGGTGATCGTGCTCAAGTCCGGCGGCACCGCTGCCGGCTCGCGCGCGGTGTCCTCCCATACCGGGAGCCTGGCGGGTTCCGAGCGCGCCTACGACGCGGCGTTTCACCAGGTCGGAGTCATCCGCGCGCCCTCGCTGGAGGAGCTCTTCAACTACGCGCTGGCGTTCGCCTATCAGCCGCTGCCGCAGGGCCCGGGCGCCGCGGTCGTGACCAACGCCGGCGGCCCCGGCATCATGGCCACCGACGCCGTCGAGCGCACCGGCGTGCTGTCGCTGGCAGCGCTCGACAAGCAGACGGTTGACCGCCTGCGCCAGAAGCTGCCGCCCGCCTCCAACTTCTACAACCCCATAGACGTGCTCGGCGACGCGGACGCCGCGCGCTACGGCTTCGCGATGGAGAGCGCCCTCGCCGATGCCAACGTCCACGCGGTGGTGGCGCTGCTGACGCCGCAGGCGATGACCGAGATCGAGCAGACCGCGAGCGCCATCCACGAAGCGGCGCGGGAGTCGTCGAAGCCGGTGCTGGCGTGCATGATGGGCGGAGAGAAGATGCGCCGGGGCGACCATTTTCTAGACACCCATCGCATCCCCTCGTACGCCTTCCCGGAGCAGGCGGTGGGGGCGCTGGCGGCGATGGTGCGCTACCGGCGCCGGCTCGACGAGCCGGCGCCGGAGACGGTCGAGTTCGCGGTCACGCGCGAGCGGGTGGCGGCGGTGTTCGCGGCGGTGCGCGCGGCGTCGCGAGTCAACCTGGGAGAGATCGAGGCGCGCGAGGTGTTGGCGGCCTACGGGTTCCGCGTGCCGCAGGCGGAGCTGGCGGGCTCGGCGGAGGAGGCGGTGCGCATCGCCGAGGGCATCGGCTACCCGGTGGTGATGAAGGTCTCGTCGCCGGACATCCTGCACAAGTCCGACATCGGCGGGGTGCGGGTCAACCTCACCGGCGCGGAGCAGGTGACCGACACCTTCGACCTCATCATGCTGCGCGCACGGCGCTACCTGCCCGACGCGCAGTTGGGGGGGGTGCTGGTGCAAGAGATGGTGCGCGGGGGCAAAGAGGTTATCCTCGGCGTCAGCCGCGATCCGCAGTTCGGGCCGCTGGTCATGTTCGGCTTGGGCGGCATCTACGTCGAAGTGCTGAAGGATGTCGCCTTCCGCGTCGCCCCGCTCGACCGCCGGCAGGCGCAGGAGATGCTGCACGAGATTCGCGCCGCGGCGCTGCTGGGGGGAGTGCGCGGGGAGCGACCGGCCGACGCGGAGGCGATTATCGAGGCGCTGCTGCGCCTGTCGCAGTTGACCCTCGATTTTCCCGAGATCCTGGAGCTCGACATCAATCCCTTGGCGGCGCTTGAGCCGGGGCGCGGCGCCGTCGCTATAGACTCCCGCATTACCATCGCGGAGCAGCAGCACGACCCCGCGACTCACGGAGGCTAGCATGACCGCAGTATTCGTCGGATCGAGCGACTCCTACGCAGGCAAGAGCTTGGTGTGCATCATCCTCGGCCTCAAGCTCCAGCAGGAGGGCCGCAGCGTCGGCTACTTCAAGCCCCTGGGGGGCCTGCCCGCGCGCGTCGAGGGCCATGTGGTGGACGAGGACGCCGCATTCATCCGCGAGGTGCTGAAGCTGCAGGATCCGCTGCCGGATCTGTCTCCGGTGATGGCCGGCGATGACCTTTACCGGCGCGCCATGAGCGAGGACGTGAGCGCCGAACTCGTCCCGCGCGTCCGCGAAGCCTACGCGCGCCTGCGCGGCAACCACGAGGTGATGCTGGTGGGGGGCCACGGGATGGTGGCGGCTACGGGCAAGGCGTTGGGCCTGGATGCGCGACGGCTGACGGAGCTGCTGGAGTGCCGCGCGCTGGTGGTGGGCAAGTATGAGTCGGAGACCTCGCTCGACCGCTTCCTGGCCGCGCGCGACGCCCTGGGCGAGCGCCTGGCCGGGCTGCTGCTCAATGACGTGCCCGCCGATCGGCTGTCGTTCGTGCGCGAAGAGGTCATGCCCTACCTGGAGGACGCCGGCATCAAGGTGTTCGGGGCGCTGCCCCACGACCCGGTGCTGCGGTCGGTGAGCGTGGGCGAGCTCGCGGATCACCTGGGGGCGGAGGTGCTGTGCTGCGAAGGGATGAATGAGCAACTGCTCGAGCACTTCGTGGTGGGCGCGATGAACCTGGAGAGCGCTATGCGCTACTTCCGGCGCACTCCCAACAAGGCGGTGATTACCGGCGGCGACCGCTCCGATATCCAACTCGCGGCACTCGAGACCGGCAGCAAGTGCGTGGTGCTTACCGGCGGTCTGCGGCCCAGCTCACAGGTGGTGACGCGATCGCAGGAGCTGCACG includes:
- a CDS encoding cobalamin B12-binding domain-containing protein is translated as QRLGHEIEYLGAAVSVDDLVRAIRERDPDIVAVSYRLTPEVARELFAELARQVRAQGLDGKRYVAGGTPPVCEVAAESGLFEATFCGAEEPDAVVAYLRGEHLRRAPEDFGVTLLERLDRKAPYPLLRHHFGRPTMEETVAGARQIAQARVLDVLSIGPDQNAQEHFFRPQEMQPELSGAGGVALRTPDDLRAIYDATRTGNHPLLRIYSGTRDLVQWAQVATETIHNAWAAIPLCWYNTLDRRSDRPPQESIAENQQAIRWYAERGLPVELNEPHHWSLREAHDTLSVAMAYVAAYNAQALGVRTYVSQYMFNTPATMHAAMDLAKMLAQAAAVESLHGEGFTSIRQTRAGLMHFSTDPDIAKGQLAASTVVQLALAPRIIHVVGFCEGDHAVTAEELVESCKIADGVLRNCSVGMVDLLADPAVQARKRHLLREAQVTIAAIRALGDGAHDPLTDAKTLARAIREGVLDAPHLWGNPDAAGRLATQVIGGGIEAVDPDTGSPVNEEQRVARILGRTPAVERLFSVG
- the hxlA gene encoding 3-hexulose-6-phosphate synthase codes for the protein MPEQDRVILQVALDFVDLDRALRCAAEAVAGGADWIEAGTPLIKSEGLDAVRALRRKFPDRTIVADMKIMDAGRIELEAAAKAGADIVDVLGAAADSTIAECIEAARNYGNRVIVDLIGCGDPVGRARHIEQLGADYIACHTAIDVQMQGGYAFDMLKQVAQAVNIPVATAGGIHSENAADAVAAGARVIIVGGAITKSADARAATAAIRQAIDTGAKVATDLYKRATMESIREVLSRVSTANLSDALHRGGVLPGIHPITPGARMCGPAVTVRTAPGDWSKPIQALDEAREGDIVVIEAGGVGPALWGELATYSALQRRLAGVVIDGAIRDTPEIRRLGFPAFARHIMPNAGEPRGYGEIGVPIKIAGVAVRPGDWVLGDDDGVCVVPRERAAEYANRAQGVLEQENRIREEIQRGSTLGAVTHLMRWEKAG
- a CDS encoding dihydropteroate synthase, which produces MITIVGERLNSTRRGVAAAIAARDAEFVRAEALKQTAAGADFLDVNAAARVGQEIEDLRWMIGVVQEAVETPLCIDSPSPQAIAAGLQAARGEVLINSITAERERAEQILPLVRERGARVVGLTMSEAGMPRGAGERRDLALTILDAAARFEISADRVYIDALVRPVSTESGQGREFLEGVRAIREASSEVHLICGLSNVSFGLPRRSLLNRTFLAMAMAMGLDAAIVDPLDRALMATLRAGGALLGADEFCLGYLGAHREGLLGEEA
- a CDS encoding acetate--CoA ligase family protein, which gives rise to MNRALTMLEHFFQPHSVAVIGASTDPVKVGHAVFRNMISYGFKGVVYPINPNAENLLGHKCYPSIKQVPGEVDLAVVVVPAKLVAGVMRECGEKGVDAVIIISAGFKETGPDGAQMEREIGAIAREHGMRVIGPNCLGLVVPALGVNASFAAGMPQAGHVALMSQSGALATAVMDWSLEQGVGFSKFVSFGNGVDVETIELLRAWKDDADTAVIVAYMEGLRDGAEFMQVAREVTAVKPVIVLKSGGTAAGSRAVSSHTGSLAGSERAYDAAFHQVGVIRAPSLEELFNYALAFAYQPLPQGPGAAVVTNAGGPGIMATDAVERTGVLSLAALDKQTVDRLRQKLPPASNFYNPIDVLGDADAARYGFAMESALADANVHAVVALLTPQAMTEIEQTASAIHEAARESSKPVLACMMGGEKMRRGDHFLDTHRIPSYAFPEQAVGALAAMVRYRRRLDEPAPETVEFAVTRERVAAVFAAVRAASRVNLGEIEAREVLAAYGFRVPQAELAGSAEEAVRIAEGIGYPVVMKVSSPDILHKSDIGGVRVNLTGAEQVTDTFDLIMLRARRYLPDAQLGGVLVQEMVRGGKEVILGVSRDPQFGPLVMFGLGGIYVEVLKDVAFRVAPLDRRQAQEMLHEIRAAALLGGVRGERPADAEAIIEALLRLSQLTLDFPEILELDINPLAALEPGRGAVAIDSRITIAEQQHDPATHGG
- a CDS encoding phosphotransacetylase family protein, which translates into the protein MTAVFVGSSDSYAGKSLVCIILGLKLQQEGRSVGYFKPLGGLPARVEGHVVDEDAAFIREVLKLQDPLPDLSPVMAGDDLYRRAMSEDVSAELVPRVREAYARLRGNHEVMLVGGHGMVAATGKALGLDARRLTELLECRALVVGKYESETSLDRFLAARDALGERLAGLLLNDVPADRLSFVREEVMPYLEDAGIKVFGALPHDPVLRSVSVGELADHLGAEVLCCEGMNEQLLEHFVVGAMNLESAMRYFRRTPNKAVITGGDRSDIQLAALETGSKCVVLTGGLRPSSQVVTRSQELHVPLLLSRDDTLSVVDRIEWLLGRVRIREQAKITRATELGREHLDFEAMWAALGL